A portion of the Enterobacter sp. SA187 genome contains these proteins:
- a CDS encoding GNAT family N-acetyltransferase has translation MITTVLCRPLGRDEIIQRIDELCDVLEDCVRGGASVSFMLPITRDTAMHFWQGVAESVGRGERAVLIAENADFRIIGTAQIILDQPPNQPHRADVAKLLVHQSARRQGVARQLMDNLDDIAKKNGKTLLVLDTATGSDAEFFYARSGWERVGEIPGYAQMPDGTVTGTTIFYKNLTSNAI, from the coding sequence ATGATCACTACTGTCCTCTGCCGCCCGCTCGGGCGCGATGAAATTATCCAGCGAATTGACGAACTCTGTGACGTGCTCGAAGACTGCGTGCGCGGCGGGGCGTCCGTCAGCTTTATGCTGCCCATCACCCGCGACACGGCCATGCACTTCTGGCAGGGCGTGGCGGAAAGCGTGGGGCGCGGCGAGCGCGCCGTGCTGATTGCTGAGAATGCCGACTTTCGCATCATCGGCACGGCACAGATTATCCTGGATCAACCCCCCAATCAGCCGCACCGCGCCGATGTCGCCAAACTTTTGGTTCACCAATCTGCACGCCGCCAGGGCGTGGCGCGGCAGTTGATGGATAATCTTGATGATATTGCTAAGAAAAATGGCAAAACCCTGCTGGTTCTCGACACCGCCACAGGCAGCGACGCGGAGTTTTTCTATGCCCGCAGCGGCTGGGAACGCGTGGGGGAAATCCCTGGCTATGCTCAGATGCCGGACGGAACTGTGACGGGGACGACAATTTTTTATAAGAATTTAACATCCAACGCAATTTAA
- a CDS encoding tagaturonate reductase gives MKTINRRDFPGAQYPERIIQFGEGNFLRAFVDWQIDLLNENTDLDAGIVIVRPIQSDFPPSLSTQDGLYTTIIRGLNDEGEAVSDARLIRSVNREISVYTQYDEFLKLAHNPDIRFVFSNTTEAGISYHAGDKFEDAPAVSYPAKLTRLLFERFSHFNGAADKGWVIVPCELIDYNGDALRELVLRYAQEWALPTAFVQWLDSANAFCSTLVDRIVTGYPRDEVASIEAELGYHDAFLDTAEHFYLFVIQGPKSLASELRLDKFPLNVLIVDDIKPYKERKVAILNGAHTALVPVAYQAGIDTVGEAMNDSQICAFVEKAIYEEIIPVLDLPRDELVTFASAVTGRFRNPYIRHQLLSIALNGMTKFRTRILPQLLAGQKASGKLPARLTFALAALIAFYRGERDGETYPVQDDAHWIERYQQLWAQHGDRQLSTSELVKAVLSVTDHWEQDLTQVSGLVEQVSLDLDAILLRGMREAVKPLC, from the coding sequence GTGAAAACGATCAATCGTCGCGATTTTCCCGGAGCCCAGTACCCGGAACGTATTATTCAGTTCGGCGAAGGGAATTTCCTGCGCGCATTCGTTGACTGGCAAATCGATCTGCTGAACGAAAATACCGATCTTGACGCCGGTATTGTGATTGTTCGTCCGATCCAGAGTGATTTTCCGCCGTCGCTGAGCACGCAGGATGGGCTGTATACCACCATCATTCGTGGTCTGAATGACGAAGGTGAAGCCGTCAGCGATGCGCGTCTGATCCGTTCCGTGAACCGCGAAATCAGCGTTTACACGCAGTACGATGAGTTCCTGAAGCTGGCGCACAACCCGGACATTCGTTTTGTGTTCTCTAACACCACTGAAGCAGGCATCAGCTACCATGCGGGCGACAAGTTTGAAGATGCCCCTGCGGTCAGCTATCCCGCGAAACTGACCCGCCTGCTGTTCGAACGCTTCAGCCACTTTAACGGCGCGGCTGATAAAGGCTGGGTGATCGTGCCGTGCGAGCTGATTGACTATAACGGCGATGCGCTGCGTGAACTGGTGCTGCGTTATGCGCAGGAGTGGGCGTTACCGACCGCTTTCGTGCAGTGGCTGGACAGCGCCAATGCCTTCTGTTCCACCCTGGTGGACCGCATCGTGACCGGTTATCCCCGTGATGAAGTGGCCAGCATCGAAGCAGAGCTGGGCTATCACGATGCTTTCCTCGATACCGCCGAGCATTTCTACCTGTTTGTTATTCAGGGGCCGAAATCTCTGGCGTCTGAACTGCGCCTGGATAAATTCCCGCTCAACGTGCTGATTGTGGACGACATCAAACCGTACAAAGAGCGCAAAGTGGCGATCCTCAACGGCGCGCATACCGCCCTGGTGCCGGTGGCTTACCAGGCGGGCATCGACACCGTAGGGGAGGCGATGAACGACAGCCAGATTTGTGCGTTCGTGGAGAAGGCCATTTATGAAGAGATCATTCCGGTGCTGGATCTGCCGCGCGATGAACTGGTAACCTTTGCCAGCGCCGTTACCGGACGCTTCCGCAACCCCTATATCAGACATCAGCTGCTGTCCATCGCCCTTAACGGCATGACCAAATTCCGCACGCGTATTCTGCCGCAGCTGCTGGCAGGGCAAAAGGCCAGCGGTAAACTCCCGGCGCGCCTGACCTTTGCGCTGGCGGCGCTGATTGCTTTTTATCGCGGCGAGCGTGATGGTGAAACCTATCCGGTGCAGGATGATGCCCACTGGATCGAGCGTTATCAGCAACTGTGGGCGCAGCATGGCGATCGCCAGCTGAGCACCAGCGAACTGGTCAAAGCCGTGCTGTCCGTTACCGATCACTGGGAGCAGGATTTGACGCAGGTATCAGGCCTGGTCGAGCAGGTGTCGCTGGATCTGGACGCCATCCTGTTACGTGGTATGCGCGAGGCGGTTAAGCCGCTGTGCTGA
- a CDS encoding methyl-accepting chemotaxis protein, with product MKKYAQSTVLTKLLTGFSILIAMMLLLGVVAIYQLNVSNENIDAFRDNRMPGVRSSLEMRGVLSEMRLQQIQYISSTTPAEREKHRLELLQNQDIFLNAQQRYARLTSHMTPEMQALFSQVVNNFTQFVDVNAKVIEAVNAERLQEASQISGAVSAKYRTQLMKDLATLVDMEIAIGNRASQQAADGYKQALSVLCGLLILALIATGIIAAWISRNLARQLGGEPGYAVEIMQQIAAGKLATQINLKEQDQHSLLATIKFMNGKLAEIIHGIINGSESISHAASEIAMGNSDLSQRTEEQAASLVQTSANMQQITENVKSNAENAYKASELARQTSQTAVKGGKEVQDMLQRMHQIADSSQKIVDIISVIEGIAFQTNILALNAAVEAARAGEQGKGFAVVAGEVRNLAQKSAEAAKEIKTLIDGTVEKITEGSRYADTASRAMEDIVNSVNKVTNIVAEISSASHEQHQGIREISVAIDQMDQVTQQNAALVEQAAVAALSMTEQSEQLRHSVRFFQLPAS from the coding sequence ATGAAAAAATATGCACAGTCAACGGTCTTAACCAAATTATTAACCGGCTTTTCAATTCTGATTGCCATGATGTTGTTACTGGGCGTGGTGGCTATTTATCAGCTCAACGTCAGTAATGAGAATATTGATGCTTTTCGCGATAATCGTATGCCAGGGGTGCGTTCCTCCCTTGAAATGCGTGGCGTGTTATCGGAAATGCGCTTACAGCAGATCCAGTACATCAGCTCCACAACGCCCGCCGAGCGGGAAAAACATCGCCTTGAGCTGCTGCAAAATCAGGATATTTTTCTCAATGCGCAGCAGCGCTATGCCCGTCTGACGTCCCATATGACGCCGGAAATGCAGGCGCTGTTTTCTCAGGTGGTCAATAACTTCACACAATTTGTCGATGTGAATGCAAAAGTTATTGAGGCGGTAAATGCAGAACGTTTACAGGAGGCCAGCCAAATAAGCGGCGCGGTGTCGGCGAAATATCGCACACAGCTGATGAAAGATTTAGCCACGCTGGTGGATATGGAAATAGCCATTGGCAATCGGGCCAGTCAACAAGCCGCCGACGGATATAAACAGGCGTTGTCTGTGCTGTGCGGTTTATTGATCCTCGCACTGATAGCCACCGGCATTATCGCCGCCTGGATTTCCCGTAACCTTGCCCGGCAACTGGGCGGTGAACCGGGTTATGCGGTGGAAATCATGCAGCAAATTGCAGCCGGTAAGCTGGCCACTCAAATTAATCTGAAAGAGCAGGATCAGCACAGTTTGCTGGCGACGATTAAATTTATGAATGGCAAGCTGGCGGAAATTATTCACGGCATCATCAACGGCAGTGAGTCTATATCCCATGCCGCCAGTGAGATCGCCATGGGCAACAGCGATCTGTCACAGCGCACCGAAGAACAGGCCGCCTCGCTGGTACAGACCTCTGCGAACATGCAGCAGATCACCGAAAACGTGAAAAGCAACGCCGAGAACGCTTACAAAGCCAGCGAGCTGGCGCGGCAGACTTCGCAAACCGCCGTCAAAGGCGGAAAGGAAGTCCAGGATATGCTCCAGCGGATGCATCAGATTGCCGACAGTTCACAAAAAATTGTCGATATTATTTCCGTGATCGAGGGCATCGCTTTCCAGACTAATATTCTGGCGCTTAATGCCGCTGTGGAAGCCGCGCGAGCCGGGGAACAAGGCAAAGGCTTTGCTGTGGTAGCCGGTGAAGTGCGAAATCTGGCGCAGAAAAGCGCCGAAGCGGCAAAAGAGATCAAAACGCTGATCGATGGCACGGTAGAGAAAATCACTGAAGGGTCGCGCTATGCGGATACGGCCAGCCGGGCCATGGAAGACATCGTCAATTCGGTGAACAAAGTGACCAACATTGTGGCGGAAATCTCCTCGGCATCCCATGAGCAACACCAGGGTATCCGCGAGATCAGCGTTGCCATTGACCAGATGGATCAGGTGACGCAGCAGAATGCCGCGCTGGTTGAACAGGCTGCGGTGGCTGCCCTTTCCATGACCGAACAAAGTGAACAGTTGCGCCATTCGGTGCGCTTCTTCCAGCTCCCGGCCAGCTAA
- a CDS encoding sensor domain-containing diguanylate cyclase, translating to MNVGKYIAGALSLNSSLGRSITLFMSGLLIAGIATSAWTLNRSWERAIKETERSAINLSVSQARQAEDTFVQAELALRDIRRNVPQSGITGMDPVKFNRFLADIKERLPQLHGLFVYDAQGFMRVTSFGKLPAITNNADREYFVYHRANGHGSVHIGHVIRSRSTGDLIIPVSLRINDAYGGFAGVALATVKLDYFRHFYNYFELGPRDLLALLSTDGTALYARPFDDNVINRNLSVSPLFTRELPKHDRGNATWLSALDKVERIYGYARLERFPLVVAAGYDKPALWQSWLTESLPDIILNAMLLLGTVIMGALVFRQVRRNVRDQAELTMLRDELTSINHTLQTMALADGLTGLANRRQFDLFLAQALKTSVHTQRPVSLIMIDIDFFKRYNDHYGHVAGDNCLRQVGEILMKLNLRQSDLIARYGGEEFAIVLPETDLREAFMLAQNAVDAVRYAHIKHEHSSTGRKVVTISAGCFSMTGTGTDDDARIIKEGADSALYAAKIKGRDRAFVVSPAP from the coding sequence GTGAACGTCGGTAAATACATCGCGGGTGCGTTGTCGCTCAACTCTTCGCTGGGGCGCAGCATTACCTTGTTTATGAGCGGATTGCTAATCGCAGGCATCGCCACCAGCGCCTGGACGCTGAACCGTTCCTGGGAGCGCGCCATCAAAGAGACGGAGCGCAGCGCAATCAACCTTTCGGTGTCGCAGGCTCGTCAGGCGGAAGATACCTTCGTACAGGCGGAACTGGCGCTGCGTGATATCCGTCGTAACGTGCCGCAAAGCGGGATCACCGGTATGGATCCGGTTAAATTTAACCGCTTTCTGGCCGATATCAAAGAGCGCCTGCCACAGCTGCATGGCCTGTTCGTCTATGACGCCCAGGGTTTTATGCGCGTGACCTCTTTTGGCAAGCTGCCTGCCATTACCAATAATGCCGATCGGGAATATTTTGTTTATCACCGCGCTAACGGACACGGCAGCGTGCACATCGGGCATGTGATCCGCAGCCGTTCGACCGGGGATCTGATTATTCCGGTGTCGCTGCGCATTAATGACGCCTACGGCGGCTTTGCCGGCGTGGCGCTGGCCACCGTGAAACTCGACTATTTCCGTCACTTCTATAATTACTTCGAGCTGGGGCCGCGCGATCTGTTAGCGCTGCTGAGCACCGACGGCACGGCACTTTATGCCAGGCCATTTGATGACAACGTCATTAACCGCAATCTCTCTGTCAGCCCGTTATTCACCCGTGAACTCCCGAAACACGATCGCGGCAACGCCACCTGGCTGTCAGCGCTCGATAAAGTAGAACGGATTTATGGCTACGCGCGCCTGGAACGATTCCCGCTGGTTGTGGCGGCGGGGTATGACAAACCGGCGCTGTGGCAAAGCTGGCTCACGGAAAGCCTACCGGATATCATCCTCAACGCGATGCTGTTGCTGGGCACGGTCATTATGGGGGCGCTGGTTTTCCGCCAGGTGAGACGCAACGTACGCGATCAGGCGGAGCTGACTATGCTGCGGGATGAGCTGACCAGCATCAACCACACCTTACAGACCATGGCGCTGGCAGATGGCCTGACGGGGCTGGCGAACCGTCGCCAGTTTGATCTGTTCCTTGCCCAGGCGCTGAAAACGTCGGTGCATACGCAACGGCCCGTGTCGCTGATCATGATCGATATCGATTTCTTTAAACGCTACAACGATCACTACGGTCACGTGGCGGGCGATAACTGTTTGCGTCAGGTTGGCGAAATACTAATGAAGCTGAATCTGCGGCAGAGTGATTTGATCGCCCGTTACGGCGGCGAAGAATTCGCTATCGTCCTGCCGGAGACCGATCTGCGCGAAGCCTTTATGCTGGCGCAAAATGCGGTGGATGCGGTGCGCTATGCACATATCAAACACGAACATTCCTCCACCGGGCGCAAAGTAGTGACCATCAGCGCGGGCTGCTTCAGCATGACGGGCACCGGCACTGATGACGATGCGCGGATAATAAAAGAGGGCGCGGATTCCGCGCTGTATGCCGCAAAAATCAAAGGCCGAGATCGTGCTTTTGTGGTGTCGCCAGCGCCATAA
- a CDS encoding PTS ascorbate transporter subunit IIC, with protein sequence MDILLGLVKTPAVIIAIVAFLGLLFQKASISRLITGTFLSFIGFTMIKVGGSILMKVLTAFSSLFSNAFNIVGVVPSNEAIMAATIDKLGSIAALILLFSMILNILLARFTRCKYIYLSLHLVLFMAFAITAVLMQFGFSHTMMIIIASLLIGTYMAVSPFILSRFSREIIGSNEYAISHAAISSYVIGSYMGKWFGNKNSDTEHLNISNKFDFIREPNIATLLTMLVLLLISCIFATQPQIKDAMTVVYGAGAGDKNVVIFVLEQSATFACGLYLAKAGVNLFTAEIVPAFKGFARVFAPGAVPAVDVMVLFTKAPNATLIGFLISFAVELVCIFLFPFIGLPIIVPGIMASFITGGAAAIFGNATGGFRGAVIASSINGLLLCVLPALTLPIFSQLGAKGVTFADPDFTLPSLILDYLLRLFS encoded by the coding sequence ATGGATATACTTTTAGGGCTTGTTAAAACGCCCGCCGTTATCATAGCAATCGTCGCCTTTCTGGGATTGTTATTTCAAAAAGCCTCAATTTCCCGTTTAATTACAGGAACCTTTTTATCTTTTATCGGTTTTACGATGATCAAAGTGGGCGGCAGCATCTTAATGAAAGTGCTGACGGCCTTTAGCTCACTGTTTTCTAATGCCTTTAACATCGTTGGGGTGGTGCCCAGCAACGAAGCCATCATGGCGGCTACCATTGATAAGCTGGGCTCAATCGCTGCGCTTATCCTGTTGTTTTCCATGATTTTAAATATACTGCTGGCCCGTTTTACCCGTTGTAAATACATTTACCTGTCGCTGCATCTGGTGTTGTTTATGGCATTTGCCATCACCGCGGTGCTGATGCAGTTCGGTTTCAGTCATACCATGATGATTATCATTGCCTCGCTGCTTATCGGCACCTATATGGCGGTATCGCCATTTATCCTGAGCCGCTTTAGCCGTGAAATCATCGGTTCCAATGAATACGCTATTTCTCATGCGGCTATTTCTTCTTATGTTATTGGCTCTTATATGGGGAAATGGTTCGGTAATAAAAATAGCGATACCGAACATTTAAATATCAGCAATAAATTTGATTTTATTCGTGAGCCAAATATTGCAACCTTGTTAACAATGTTGGTGCTGCTGCTGATCTCCTGTATTTTTGCCACCCAGCCGCAGATTAAGGATGCCATGACCGTGGTGTATGGCGCAGGGGCAGGGGATAAGAACGTGGTTATCTTTGTGCTTGAGCAGTCGGCGACATTTGCCTGCGGCCTGTATCTGGCTAAAGCCGGGGTAAATTTATTTACCGCAGAGATCGTCCCGGCCTTTAAAGGTTTTGCCCGTGTATTTGCGCCTGGGGCCGTCCCGGCGGTGGATGTGATGGTGTTATTCACCAAAGCGCCAAACGCCACGCTGATTGGCTTCCTCATCAGCTTTGCGGTTGAGCTGGTCTGTATCTTCCTGTTCCCCTTTATCGGTCTGCCGATTATCGTGCCGGGGATCATGGCGAGTTTTATCACCGGCGGTGCGGCGGCTATCTTTGGTAATGCCACCGGAGGATTCCGCGGCGCGGTGATCGCCAGCAGCATTAACGGATTACTGCTGTGCGTATTACCGGCGCTGACGTTGCCTATCTTCTCGCAGCTGGGCGCGAAAGGCGTAACCTTTGCGGATCCGGACTTTACGCTGCCGTCATTGATTCTTGATTATCTGCTGCGGTTATTCAGCTAA
- a CDS encoding VF530 family DNA-binding protein, producing MAEHVSKDPLHGVTLEALLTDLVARFGWEELAARININCFKKDPSIKSSLKFLRRTPWARKEVEDLYVSTLGEKSVASPGEDPWAKWK from the coding sequence ATGGCAGAGCATGTTTCCAAAGACCCGCTGCACGGCGTCACACTTGAAGCCTTACTGACCGATCTGGTCGCCCGTTTTGGCTGGGAAGAACTGGCCGCGCGCATCAATATCAACTGTTTTAAAAAAGATCCGAGTATCAAATCAAGCCTGAAATTTTTGCGCCGCACGCCCTGGGCGCGCAAAGAGGTGGAAGATTTGTACGTCAGCACGCTGGGTGAAAAAAGCGTAGCATCGCCTGGGGAAGATCCCTGGGCTAAATGGAAGTAG
- the cspE gene encoding transcription antiterminator/RNA stability regulator CspE, translating to MSNKMTGLVKWFNSEKGFGFITPADGSKDVFVHFSAIQSNDYKTLDEGQKVEFSVENGAKGPAAANVTAL from the coding sequence ATGTCTAATAAAATGACTGGTTTAGTAAAATGGTTTAACTCTGAAAAAGGCTTCGGCTTTATTACCCCAGCCGACGGCAGCAAAGATGTATTCGTACATTTTTCCGCCATTCAGAGTAACGATTATAAGACCCTGGATGAAGGCCAGAAAGTTGAGTTCTCTGTTGAGAATGGCGCTAAAGGCCCGGCAGCGGCTAACGTTACCGCGCTTTAA